A genomic segment from Parafrankia irregularis encodes:
- a CDS encoding DNA polymerase III subunit delta', with protein MADNGSVTVWDALVGQDAVVSTLTAAAEAAALVATAGPLAAARAGMTHSWLFTGPAGSGLAEAARAFAAGLLCESTPPGCGQCPACHTVLSDTAADLRTVRPEGLSIGVRDVRALIRDAASAPSAGSWRILLIDDADRFTDSAANALLKALEEPAERAVFLLCAPSVDDVLPTIRSRCRSVALRLPTVEDVVAVLVREGADEELARVAAQASQGHVGQARRLAADPQARARREAVLRLPSRLRRTGDCLAAAADLVEAATADAQAAGADRDEAETEALKTALGVGATSAGTRSASARGGGRAGGGAGAKPRSIQVRGAAGALKELERAQKSRGRRTVLDSLDRALVDLAGLYRDVLVSQLRAEVALVHPDHAEATAQLASAATPEQTLRRWEAVLATRQALADNPGLVPQLATESLALALRDA; from the coding sequence GTGGCCGACAATGGCAGCGTGACGGTCTGGGATGCGCTCGTCGGGCAGGATGCCGTGGTCTCGACGCTGACCGCGGCGGCGGAGGCGGCGGCGCTGGTGGCCACCGCCGGCCCACTGGCGGCCGCCCGCGCGGGCATGACCCATTCCTGGCTGTTCACCGGGCCCGCAGGCTCCGGTCTCGCGGAGGCCGCGCGGGCCTTCGCCGCCGGGCTGCTCTGCGAGAGCACCCCGCCCGGCTGTGGGCAGTGCCCCGCCTGCCACACCGTCCTGTCCGACACCGCCGCCGACCTGCGTACGGTCCGGCCGGAGGGGCTGTCGATCGGCGTACGTGACGTCCGGGCCCTGATCAGGGACGCCGCGAGCGCCCCCAGTGCGGGCAGCTGGCGCATCCTGCTGATCGACGACGCCGACCGGTTCACCGATTCGGCGGCCAACGCGCTGCTCAAGGCACTGGAGGAGCCGGCCGAGCGGGCCGTGTTCCTGCTGTGCGCGCCGTCGGTCGACGATGTGCTGCCCACCATCCGCTCCCGCTGTCGGTCGGTCGCCCTGCGCCTGCCCACGGTGGAGGACGTCGTAGCCGTCCTCGTCCGGGAGGGTGCCGACGAGGAGCTGGCCCGGGTCGCGGCACAGGCTTCGCAGGGGCACGTCGGGCAGGCCCGGCGGCTGGCCGCGGACCCCCAGGCCAGGGCCCGCCGGGAGGCCGTGCTGCGCCTGCCGTCCCGGCTGCGGCGCACCGGCGACTGCCTGGCCGCCGCCGCCGATCTGGTGGAAGCGGCGACCGCCGACGCCCAGGCGGCGGGTGCTGATCGGGACGAGGCCGAGACCGAGGCGCTCAAGACAGCCCTCGGGGTCGGCGCCACCTCGGCCGGCACCCGGTCCGCCTCCGCCCGGGGCGGCGGTCGGGCCGGTGGCGGCGCGGGCGCCAAGCCGCGGTCGATCCAGGTCAGGGGCGCCGCAGGCGCGCTCAAGGAGCTGGAGCGGGCGCAGAAGAGCCGTGGGCGGCGAACGGTGCTCGACTCCCTCGACCGGGCCCTCGTCGATCTCGCCGGCCTGTACCGGGACGTCCTGGTCAGCCAGCTACGCGCCGAGGTCGCCCTGGTACATCCAGACCACGCGGAAGCAACGGCGCAGCTGGCTTCCGCCGCCACGCCCGAGCAGACGCTGCGGCGGTGGGAGGCTGTCCTGGCGACCCGGCAGGCGCTCGCGGACAATCCGGGGCTCGTACCACAGCTCGCCACCGAGTCTCTCGCGCTCGCGTTGCGCGACGCATGA
- the tmk gene encoding dTMP kinase has protein sequence MDLPLDESHGELGGTPVQAPGGEPAVRVSPLADATVPLPGFQSTPLDRPPARGGTPPNEVPRPEAPNGAGAPNQLDETDQTSEAAASGEPPAAAAPAGGAASIDGAASTDAAAASSAPNTLTSGPSDRRQPRMRVRRTLSRHPVTTVPSPPARSQSPDGSDGDLRAVLRIPEFRRMWIQLSLSSLGDWLGLLATTALITELASSFSGKAYAIGSLLIVRLLPALILGPLAGAIADRLDRRMTMVVTDVMRFGLFVSIPIVHTLEWLLIASFLVECVSLVWAPAKEASIPRLVPRNRLAAANTLSLITTYGTAPLAAAIFTLLATVSRGLGPSIHYFEDRSLDLALYFNAATFLGSAIVIWGLRSIGKAERPEQGPEPGFFASITEGWKFVGQDRLVRGLVVGILGGFAGAGSVIALGKLYVEILGGGDSAYGVLFGAVFIGLAGGMAAGPRLLGDYSRTRLFGVCVTGAGITLVIVAIIPNLVIACILVVLVGAFAGVAWVTGYTLLQAEVADELRGRTFALVQSLVRVDLLLVLAAAPALVGLIGFHEVHLWGDINVRADGVTAVLLGGGLLAVAVGLFSYRQMDDHAGEAVLPELWNAVRGRRPRSRRRLRHAGLFITIEGDTAAGAEGQLDLLQEWLAASGREVVVVREKTGTPISASVRELLDAPSTRPHFRTVALLDAADRAEQVARIIEPALARGAIVLADRYAASSKAFQGADPRLDQDELAALAQWATHSLLPDVTILLDLPTERKAPRPSTRPRRVSRSDTAATDDTSDTSGTTDTSGTTDTTVPADSGTADDATATATAADSGTAGDSAAYHQRVREQFRRIAAEDPARHVTVDATLPAPELHRRIRSVITERIRRTADAG, from the coding sequence ATGGACCTGCCCCTCGACGAGAGCCACGGCGAACTGGGCGGCACTCCTGTACAGGCTCCGGGCGGCGAGCCCGCTGTACGTGTGTCCCCGCTGGCCGACGCGACCGTCCCCCTGCCCGGCTTTCAGAGCACTCCGCTCGATCGCCCGCCCGCCCGTGGAGGTACCCCTCCGAACGAGGTCCCACGGCCGGAGGCGCCGAACGGGGCCGGTGCGCCCAACCAACTGGATGAGACGGACCAGACGAGCGAAGCCGCGGCATCCGGCGAGCCGCCCGCGGCCGCAGCACCAGCCGGCGGCGCGGCATCGATCGACGGCGCGGCATCGACCGACGCCGCAGCCGCGTCGAGCGCACCGAACACGCTGACGAGCGGTCCATCCGATCGGCGTCAACCACGGATGCGGGTGCGGCGCACACTCAGCCGGCATCCGGTCACGACCGTGCCATCGCCGCCAGCCCGGTCGCAGAGCCCCGACGGCTCGGACGGCGATCTACGCGCGGTCCTGCGGATCCCCGAGTTCCGCCGGATGTGGATCCAGCTCAGTCTGTCGAGCCTGGGCGACTGGCTGGGCCTGCTGGCGACCACGGCGCTCATCACCGAGCTCGCCAGCAGCTTCTCCGGCAAGGCCTACGCGATCGGCTCGCTGCTGATCGTCCGCCTGCTGCCGGCTCTCATCCTCGGGCCGCTGGCCGGCGCGATCGCCGACCGCCTCGACCGGCGGATGACCATGGTCGTCACCGACGTCATGCGATTCGGGCTCTTCGTGTCCATCCCGATCGTGCACACCCTTGAGTGGCTGCTGATCGCGTCCTTCCTCGTCGAGTGCGTGAGCCTGGTGTGGGCGCCGGCCAAGGAGGCCTCGATTCCGCGGCTGGTTCCTCGCAACCGGCTGGCGGCGGCGAACACGCTGAGCCTGATCACGACCTACGGCACCGCCCCGCTGGCGGCCGCGATCTTCACCCTGCTGGCCACGGTGTCACGTGGGCTGGGCCCGAGCATCCACTACTTCGAGGACCGCTCGCTCGATCTCGCGCTGTACTTCAACGCGGCGACCTTCCTCGGCTCCGCGATCGTCATCTGGGGCCTGCGCTCGATCGGCAAGGCGGAACGGCCTGAGCAGGGCCCGGAGCCGGGCTTCTTCGCGTCGATCACCGAGGGCTGGAAGTTCGTCGGCCAGGACCGCCTCGTCCGTGGCCTCGTTGTGGGCATCCTGGGCGGCTTCGCGGGCGCCGGGAGCGTGATCGCGCTCGGCAAGCTCTACGTCGAGATCCTCGGCGGTGGCGACTCGGCCTACGGTGTGCTTTTCGGTGCCGTCTTCATCGGGCTGGCCGGCGGTATGGCCGCCGGTCCACGGCTGCTCGGGGACTACAGCCGGACTCGCCTGTTCGGTGTCTGTGTCACCGGCGCCGGCATCACCCTGGTCATCGTCGCGATCATTCCGAACCTGGTCATCGCCTGCATCCTGGTGGTGCTCGTCGGCGCGTTCGCCGGTGTCGCCTGGGTGACCGGGTACACGCTGCTGCAGGCCGAGGTCGCCGACGAGCTGCGTGGCCGCACGTTCGCGCTGGTGCAGTCCCTGGTGCGGGTCGACCTGCTGCTCGTACTCGCCGCCGCCCCCGCGCTCGTCGGGCTGATCGGCTTCCACGAGGTCCACCTGTGGGGGGACATCAACGTCCGCGCCGACGGTGTCACCGCGGTGCTGCTGGGCGGCGGCCTGCTCGCCGTGGCTGTCGGGCTCTTCTCCTACCGGCAGATGGACGACCACGCCGGCGAGGCGGTGCTTCCGGAGCTGTGGAACGCGGTACGGGGCCGCCGGCCGCGCAGCCGCCGCCGGCTGCGACACGCCGGGCTGTTCATCACCATCGAGGGGGACACCGCGGCCGGCGCCGAAGGCCAGCTGGACCTGCTCCAGGAGTGGCTCGCCGCGAGCGGCCGCGAGGTCGTGGTCGTTCGTGAGAAGACCGGCACGCCGATCAGCGCCAGCGTGCGCGAGCTCCTCGACGCCCCGTCCACACGACCACATTTCCGGACGGTGGCCCTGCTGGACGCGGCTGATCGGGCCGAGCAGGTCGCGCGGATCATCGAGCCCGCGCTGGCGCGGGGGGCCATCGTGCTGGCCGACCGGTACGCGGCGTCATCGAAGGCCTTCCAGGGCGCCGACCCGCGCCTGGACCAGGACGAGCTGGCCGCGCTGGCCCAGTGGGCGACCCACTCGCTGCTCCCCGATGTGACGATCCTGCTGGATCTGCCGACGGAGCGGAAAGCGCCCCGCCCGTCCACCCGGCCCCGGCGTGTCAGCCGGAGCGACACCGCCGCCACCGACGACACCTCCGACACCAGCGGCACCACCGACACCAGCGGCACCACCGACACCACCGTGCCCGCGGACAGCGGCACCGCCGACGACGCCACCGCCACCGCCACCGCTGCGGACAGCGGCACCGCCGGCGACAGCGCGGCCTACCATCAGCGTGTCCGCGAGCAGTTCCGTCGGATCGCCGCCGAGGACCCTGCCAGACACGTGACCGTCGACGCGACGCTTCCCGCGCCCGAACTGCACAGAAGGATCCGTTCCGTGATCACCGAACGGATCCGCCGGACCGCCGACGCGGGTTAG
- the topA gene encoding type I DNA topoisomerase, whose product MQHAVTRREVPPRTKSTSRTTAGSPTPVAEPADSHEAFGATTARDGTRLVIVESPAKAKTIAGYLGPGWQVESSIGHIRDLPRSAADVPTAHKGKPWARLGVDVDNGFEPLYVVSPDKKVQVSKLKSLVKDASELYLATDEDREGEAIAWHLLQTLKPTVPVKRMVFHEITPQAIQRAVDSPREINENLVNAQETRRILDRLYGYEVSPVLWKKVMPKLSAGRVQSVATRVLVERERARMRFRSAEYWNIEGVFAQTVAHDGAALDPTPLPAVLVALDGRRLASGRDFAPTGELTSDAVALLDEAGARELAARLADAAFAVRSVETKPYRRSPYPPFMTSTLQQEAGRKLRFSSQRTMQVAQRLYENGYITYMRTDSTNLSETALAAARDQARTLYGAEYVPDRPRIYAKKVKNAQEAHEAIRPAGDQFRTPGEVRAELDGDSFRLYELIWQRTVASQMADARGTSATIRLGARSSAGEDAEFSASGKVITFPGFLRAYVEGADDPDAELEDRERRLPDVRQGDALATRTLTPRGHTTSPPPRFTEASLVKTLEELGIGRPSTYASIIGTIQDRGYVWKKGSALVPSFVAFAVVGLLEDHFGRLVDYQFTASMEDDLDAIAAGTAASTDWLTGFYFGSPDPDGTGAPEGLKHLVGERLGEIDAREVNSIPLGKAEDGAPVVVRVGRYGPYVQHGEARASVPDEVAPDELTVERALELLAAPSGDRLLGTDPETGASITAKAGRYGPYVTTDSEPPRTASLLRTMSLETVSLEDALRLLTLPRVLGVGEDGAEVTAQNGRYGPYVKKGTDSRSLETEEQLFTVTLEEALALLAQPKARGRRQAAQTPPLRELGQDPASEKPIVVREGRFGPYVTDGETNASLRKGDAVESITTERAAELLADRRARTATAPRRTTKAPAKTAARSTAKATARTRSTAKSSDPGEKSETAGTKATAKTTAAKSPAKTRATTARKSAGGTSTAAAGSGSRRSRATEAAPADGPGATPVQDLDGGGNGAAGATGAASNGSRRSG is encoded by the coding sequence ATGCAGCACGCCGTGACGAGGAGAGAAGTGCCACCGCGCACGAAGTCGACGAGCCGGACGACCGCGGGGTCGCCCACGCCGGTCGCCGAGCCGGCCGACAGCCACGAGGCCTTCGGCGCCACCACGGCCCGGGACGGAACCCGCCTGGTGATCGTCGAGTCGCCGGCCAAGGCGAAGACGATCGCGGGCTACCTCGGCCCCGGCTGGCAGGTCGAATCGAGCATCGGCCATATCCGGGATCTTCCGCGTAGCGCCGCCGATGTGCCCACCGCGCACAAGGGCAAGCCCTGGGCCCGGCTCGGGGTCGATGTCGACAACGGCTTCGAGCCCCTCTATGTCGTGAGCCCGGACAAGAAGGTTCAGGTCAGCAAGCTGAAGTCGCTCGTCAAGGACGCCAGCGAGCTCTATCTCGCGACAGACGAGGACCGGGAGGGCGAGGCGATCGCCTGGCATCTCCTGCAGACGCTGAAGCCGACTGTCCCGGTCAAGCGCATGGTCTTCCACGAGATCACCCCGCAGGCGATCCAGCGCGCCGTCGACAGCCCGCGGGAGATCAACGAGAACCTGGTCAACGCCCAGGAGACCCGGCGGATCCTGGACCGGCTCTACGGCTACGAGGTCTCCCCCGTGCTGTGGAAGAAGGTCATGCCGAAGCTGTCGGCGGGCCGGGTCCAGAGCGTGGCGACCCGCGTCCTGGTCGAGCGCGAGCGGGCACGGATGCGGTTCCGCAGCGCCGAGTACTGGAACATCGAGGGCGTCTTCGCCCAGACCGTCGCCCATGACGGTGCCGCGCTGGACCCGACCCCGCTGCCGGCGGTCCTGGTCGCGCTGGACGGTCGACGTCTCGCCAGCGGCCGTGACTTCGCCCCGACCGGCGAGCTGACGTCCGACGCGGTCGCCCTGCTGGACGAGGCCGGTGCCCGGGAGCTGGCGGCGCGCCTCGCCGACGCCGCGTTCGCGGTGCGCTCGGTCGAGACGAAGCCCTACCGCCGCTCGCCCTACCCGCCGTTCATGACCTCGACGCTCCAGCAGGAGGCCGGGCGCAAGCTGCGCTTCTCCAGCCAGCGGACCATGCAGGTCGCCCAGCGCCTGTACGAGAACGGCTACATCACCTACATGCGGACGGACTCGACCAACCTGTCCGAGACCGCGCTGGCCGCCGCACGCGACCAGGCCCGCACCCTGTACGGCGCCGAGTACGTGCCGGACCGGCCCCGGATCTATGCCAAGAAGGTCAAGAACGCGCAGGAGGCCCACGAGGCGATCCGCCCGGCCGGCGACCAGTTCCGGACTCCGGGCGAGGTTCGCGCCGAGCTCGACGGCGACTCGTTCCGCCTTTACGAGCTGATCTGGCAGCGCACCGTGGCGAGCCAGATGGCCGACGCCCGCGGCACCAGCGCCACGATTCGGCTCGGCGCGCGCTCGTCCGCCGGCGAGGACGCCGAGTTCTCCGCCTCCGGCAAGGTCATCACCTTCCCGGGCTTCCTGCGCGCCTACGTCGAGGGTGCGGACGACCCGGACGCCGAGCTCGAGGACCGCGAGCGGCGGCTGCCGGACGTCCGCCAGGGCGACGCGCTGGCCACCCGCACCCTCACCCCACGGGGCCACACCACCAGCCCGCCGCCGCGTTTCACCGAGGCGAGCCTGGTCAAGACCCTCGAGGAGCTGGGGATCGGCCGCCCGTCGACCTACGCCTCGATCATCGGGACGATCCAGGACCGCGGCTACGTCTGGAAGAAGGGATCGGCGTTGGTCCCGAGCTTTGTGGCCTTCGCCGTGGTCGGACTGCTCGAAGACCACTTCGGGCGGCTCGTCGACTACCAGTTCACCGCCTCGATGGAGGATGACCTCGACGCGATCGCCGCTGGCACGGCCGCCTCCACCGACTGGCTGACGGGCTTCTACTTCGGCTCACCCGACCCGGACGGCACGGGCGCACCCGAGGGCCTCAAGCACCTCGTCGGCGAGCGGCTCGGCGAGATCGACGCCCGCGAGGTCAACTCGATTCCGCTCGGCAAGGCCGAGGACGGCGCGCCCGTCGTCGTGCGGGTGGGTCGTTACGGCCCGTATGTCCAGCACGGGGAGGCCCGCGCCAGCGTCCCGGACGAGGTGGCGCCGGACGAGCTGACCGTCGAGCGTGCGCTGGAGCTGCTGGCCGCGCCGAGCGGGGACCGGCTGCTCGGCACCGACCCGGAGACCGGTGCGTCGATCACGGCCAAGGCCGGCCGCTACGGCCCGTACGTGACCACCGACAGCGAGCCGCCGCGAACCGCCAGCCTGCTGCGCACGATGTCCCTGGAGACCGTGAGCCTCGAGGACGCACTCCGGCTGCTGACGCTGCCGCGTGTTCTCGGGGTGGGCGAGGACGGCGCCGAGGTCACCGCCCAGAACGGGCGATATGGGCCCTACGTGAAGAAGGGGACCGACAGCCGGTCGCTGGAGACCGAGGAACAGCTGTTCACGGTCACCCTGGAGGAGGCGCTCGCGCTGCTGGCCCAACCCAAGGCACGGGGGCGGCGCCAGGCCGCGCAGACCCCGCCGCTGCGCGAGCTGGGGCAAGATCCGGCCAGCGAAAAGCCGATCGTCGTCCGGGAGGGGCGTTTCGGCCCCTATGTGACCGACGGCGAGACGAATGCCAGCCTGCGCAAGGGTGACGCGGTCGAATCCATCACCACCGAACGCGCCGCCGAGCTGCTCGCCGACCGTCGCGCCCGGACTGCCACGGCCCCCCGCCGAACCACCAAGGCGCCCGCGAAGACGGCCGCCAGGTCAACGGCGAAGGCGACCGCCAGGACCCGCTCGACGGCGAAGAGCTCCGATCCGGGCGAAAAGTCCGAAACGGCGGGCACGAAGGCGACCGCGAAGACCACAGCAGCCAAGAGCCCCGCAAAGACCCGGGCGACGACAGCCAGGAAGAGTGCCGGCGGGACGTCGACGGCAGCCGCCGGATCCGGTTCGCGCAGGTCGCGGGCCACCGAAGCCGCACCGGCCGACGGCCCTGGGGCCACGCCGGTCCAGGACCTCGACGGCGGCGGTAACGGCGCCGCGGGGGCCACCGGAGCCGCTTCCAACGGCTCACGCCGGTCAGGCTGA
- a CDS encoding sodium-translocating pyrophosphatase produces MSPIHTLQADNPSIDLSGGAVGLVAGVAIVAALALLVAGYLVREVLAASAGTPKMIEVGRAVQEGAAAYLRRQFRTLAGFVIVIPFVLLLLPADDTGARVGRSVFFVVGAVFSALVGFVGMSLATRANTRTAAAAIESGEPAAMRIAFRTGGVVGMFTVGLGLLGAAVVVLAFQDTAPQVLEGFGFGAALLAMFMRVGGGIFTKAADVGADLVGKVEQGIPEDDPRNAATIADNVGDNVGDCAGMAADLFESYAVTLVAALILGVKAFGEDGLVFPLLIPAVGVITAVIGIFAVSPRDGDRTGMSAINRGFFISAVISAIGVVIVSLLYLPGSFAEFPGLAGSTQDGDPRVIAISAVIIGIALAAAIQLLTGYFTETNRRPVLGVAEASTTGPATNILAGIGVGMESAVYSALLIGAAVFGSYLLGAGSVTIALFAVALAGTGLLTTVGVIVSMDTFGPVSDNAQGIAEMSAGPEGIDERGAAILTSLDAVGNTTKAITKGIAIATAVLAATALFGSFTDTVTTALADAGAAPELGRGTVGGLNVAYPDALVGLVIGAAVVFLFSGLAINAVGRAAGRVVSEVRKQFRDKPGIMQGTEKPDYGAVVDICTRDSLRELVTPGTLAVMAPIAVGFGLGYPPLGAFLGGAIAGGVLMAVFLANSGGAWDNAKKLVEDGQYGGKGSEVHAATVIGDTVGDPFKDTAGPSINPLLKVMNLVSLLIAPLVVKFSVGADENTPARIGIAVAAVAVIIAVVAASKRRGSSIGDEPPKPASPPAFSPQPDSQVQV; encoded by the coding sequence ATGTCCCCGATCCACACCCTACAGGCCGATAATCCCTCAATCGACCTTAGCGGTGGAGCTGTCGGGCTGGTCGCCGGTGTGGCGATCGTCGCAGCGCTCGCCCTGCTCGTCGCCGGCTACCTCGTCCGCGAGGTGCTGGCCGCGAGTGCGGGCACTCCGAAAATGATCGAGGTGGGTCGAGCGGTTCAGGAGGGAGCCGCAGCCTACCTCCGTCGGCAGTTCCGAACCCTTGCCGGGTTCGTCATCGTAATCCCCTTCGTACTCCTGCTTCTCCCGGCGGACGACACCGGTGCACGGGTGGGCCGATCCGTGTTCTTCGTGGTCGGCGCGGTGTTCTCGGCGCTGGTCGGCTTCGTCGGGATGTCGCTGGCCACCCGCGCCAACACCCGCACGGCCGCGGCGGCCATCGAAAGCGGCGAACCCGCCGCGATGCGGATCGCCTTTCGCACCGGCGGGGTGGTCGGAATGTTCACCGTCGGCCTGGGCCTCCTCGGAGCGGCGGTGGTCGTCCTGGCCTTCCAGGACACCGCGCCGCAGGTTCTCGAGGGATTCGGCTTCGGCGCGGCACTGCTGGCGATGTTCATGCGGGTCGGCGGCGGCATCTTCACCAAGGCCGCGGACGTCGGTGCGGACCTGGTCGGCAAGGTCGAGCAGGGCATACCGGAGGACGACCCGCGCAACGCGGCGACCATCGCGGACAACGTGGGTGACAACGTCGGGGACTGCGCGGGAATGGCTGCCGACCTGTTCGAGTCCTACGCGGTGACCCTGGTCGCGGCACTGATTCTGGGCGTCAAGGCCTTCGGTGAGGACGGGCTGGTCTTTCCGCTGCTCATCCCCGCGGTCGGCGTCATCACCGCTGTCATCGGGATTTTCGCGGTCTCTCCCCGGGACGGTGACCGCACCGGCATGAGCGCGATCAACCGTGGATTCTTCATCTCGGCGGTGATCTCCGCGATCGGCGTGGTGATCGTCTCCCTGCTCTACCTTCCGGGCAGCTTCGCGGAGTTCCCGGGGCTGGCCGGAAGCACCCAGGACGGGGACCCCCGGGTCATCGCCATCAGCGCGGTGATCATCGGGATCGCGCTGGCGGCGGCCATCCAGCTGCTCACGGGCTACTTCACGGAGACGAACCGGCGTCCGGTGCTCGGTGTCGCGGAGGCGTCGACGACCGGGCCGGCCACGAACATCCTGGCCGGTATCGGCGTGGGCATGGAGTCGGCCGTCTACTCGGCACTGCTCATCGGAGCCGCCGTGTTCGGTTCGTATCTCCTCGGAGCCGGCAGCGTCACGATCGCGCTCTTCGCGGTCGCTCTTGCCGGAACGGGGCTGCTCACCACGGTCGGCGTGATCGTCTCGATGGACACGTTCGGCCCGGTCAGCGACAACGCGCAGGGCATCGCGGAGATGTCCGCGGGGCCGGAGGGCATCGACGAGCGGGGCGCGGCGATTCTCACGTCGCTGGACGCCGTGGGCAACACCACCAAGGCGATCACAAAAGGTATCGCGATTGCCACCGCGGTGCTCGCCGCGACCGCCCTGTTCGGGTCGTTCACCGACACCGTCACCACCGCGCTGGCCGACGCCGGTGCCGCGCCCGAGCTCGGCCGCGGCACCGTTGGTGGTCTCAATGTTGCCTATCCCGACGCATTGGTCGGGCTGGTCATCGGTGCTGCCGTGGTCTTCCTGTTCTCCGGGCTGGCCATCAACGCCGTGGGCCGGGCGGCCGGCCGCGTCGTGTCAGAGGTCCGCAAGCAGTTCCGCGACAAGCCCGGGATCATGCAGGGCACCGAAAAGCCGGACTACGGCGCCGTCGTGGACATCTGCACGAGGGATTCGCTGCGTGAGCTCGTCACGCCGGGGACTCTCGCGGTGATGGCACCGATCGCGGTCGGCTTCGGCCTGGGCTATCCGCCGCTGGGCGCCTTCCTCGGCGGGGCGATCGCCGGCGGAGTTCTCATGGCGGTCTTCCTCGCCAACTCGGGTGGCGCCTGGGACAACGCGAAGAAGCTGGTGGAGGACGGGCAATACGGGGGCAAGGGCTCCGAGGTGCACGCCGCGACGGTGATCGGCGACACCGTCGGCGATCCGTTCAAGGACACCGCGGGCCCGTCGATCAATCCGCTGCTCAAGGTGATGAACCTGGTCAGCCTGCTGATCGCTCCCCTGGTCGTGAAGTTCTCCGTCGGCGCCGACGAGAACACCCCGGCCCGGATCGGCATCGCGGTGGCGGCGGTCGCCGTGATCATCGCGGTTGTCGCCGCCTCCAAGCGGCGTGGCTCCAGCATCGGCGACGAGCCGCCGAAGCCCGCGTCGCCGCCCGCGTTCTCTCCACAACCGGACTCCCAGGTACAGGTCTAG
- a CDS encoding ATP-binding protein: MPTVELRFAALPGHVRTARMIATAVSRRAGVPVGAIDEIKLAVGEACARAVRVNRRSNPQAFVHVELTDTPESFRVVVSDSGAAGDEIAPGPDGGLLSVDALLDLGEGAEPDLAAIGVPDTEVDQPLPSGLGLALIEGLVDEVAVRRGQDGTGTVVEMTWHTAEPEEDADLDSAGYAALAAQIAGSARREG, encoded by the coding sequence ATGCCCACCGTCGAGTTGCGCTTCGCCGCCCTGCCCGGACATGTCCGCACCGCAAGAATGATCGCCACCGCGGTCAGCAGGCGTGCGGGCGTGCCGGTCGGGGCCATCGACGAGATCAAGTTGGCGGTCGGGGAGGCGTGTGCCCGTGCCGTCCGAGTCAACCGCCGTAGCAATCCCCAGGCGTTCGTGCACGTCGAGCTGACCGATACCCCCGAGTCGTTCAGGGTCGTCGTCTCCGACAGCGGCGCGGCCGGAGACGAGATCGCCCCCGGCCCCGACGGCGGCCTGCTCAGTGTCGACGCCCTGCTCGACCTCGGTGAGGGGGCGGAGCCCGACCTCGCGGCCATCGGAGTGCCCGACACCGAGGTCGACCAGCCGCTGCCATCGGGTCTGGGGCTGGCCCTGATCGAAGGGCTGGTGGACGAGGTGGCCGTCCGGCGTGGTCAGGACGGCACCGGCACCGTCGTCGAGATGACCTGGCACACGGCGGAGCCCGAGGAGGACGCCGACCTCGATTCCGCCGGGTACGCGGCGCTGGCCGCTCAGATCGCCGGATCGGCCCGCCGGGAAGGCTGA
- a CDS encoding STAS domain-containing protein, which produces MDLSLTTRQEGTHTVVVVGGEIDVYTAPKLREQLIDLVSAGSYHLVVDMEGVEFLDSTGLGVLVGGLKRVRAHEGSLRLVCTQERILKIFRITGLTKVFPIHSSVEDALAASD; this is translated from the coding sequence GTGGATCTGTCCCTCACGACTCGTCAGGAAGGGACCCACACGGTCGTCGTGGTGGGCGGCGAGATCGATGTCTACACCGCCCCCAAGCTCCGCGAGCAGCTCATCGATCTTGTCTCGGCCGGGTCGTACCACCTGGTGGTCGACATGGAGGGTGTGGAGTTCCTCGACTCCACGGGCCTCGGTGTCCTGGTCGGCGGGCTCAAGCGGGTTCGTGCGCACGAGGGTTCGCTGCGCCTGGTCTGCACCCAGGAGCGCATCCTGAAGATCTTCCGGATCACCGGGCTGACCAAGGTCTTCCCCATCCATTCCTCCGTCGAGGATGCCCTCGCCGCCAGCGACTGA